The genomic DNA GAATTAAAAATTAATAACCAGATGTTAAAAATCATAACTAATGAAATAACACTAGAGTTTTTGAAAACAATTCTAAATAAATTTACATTTATAGTGGTCATTAAAATATAATTATCTTATCGCCAAATATGTGAAATTTCTTCATTACAATTTAAAATATTCTTTATATATTTAGCCAGATTAATTCTTCTAACCATTTCTTTTATTGAATCATCTTTTAATTCAATAGAATTTTTATCTAAATTAAGGCTTAATCTACTCTTATATCTAGAAATATCATCATCACTAGGAACAATTTTTTCATAAACTTCATCTAAATGATTATTTAAAAAAGATTCTACTTCTTTTTGTTCTTCTTTATTTTCATAAACAACAATTGAATTTGCATACTGTGATAATTCACTTTCATCAGGGGATATAAAACTAACCAAATTATTTATTAATTTCTCTAGTTTAAATCTGAAAGAATCCAACAAATAATAATTATAAAACATATCATGTTGAGTAACTAAATCTGGTAATCCAATTGAACCAACATATGGACAAACAACTTTAAATCTACATCCATCTAAATTAACAATTGGAATTTCCTTAAATGTCTCATTATTATATTTCAAATGAGCAACATCCCATACTAAACTAGTATCTAATTGATCTAAAGAATAAGAAGCTACTTTAATATTAGCTAATTCATCACTTATAAAAACTATCTTATAATTTGAATCAATTAAATATCTTATAATTTCTTCATCGTCAACTTCATAATATTCCCAATTTGCATAATCTAATAGTTTCTTCTCAAATTTTTCAGGAAATTTAAGATCAAATCCTAAATGTTTTTCCCATAAATTTAAAACTTTAGAATAGCTTGCGGTTCTATTAGTAGGTGTATTTGTATCTGCTTCCCTCATAAAAATCTGTCCAGGATGAACAATTGATTTGCTACCATATCTTTTTAATTCTTTTAAAAAAATGGGAACCTTATCAGTATCTTTTATTTTTAAAACATCAATTTCATGACCCTGAATATTTAAAGTTTCAACTTTAATAGATGGAGCTTCAGGTTCTATTGGTAAATTATTTAAGAAATCTGTTATTTGTTGAGTATTATATCTATTATTATCATTTTCAACACCAACAACATTGCATGTTTTATCCTCAACACCAAAAATCAAATAACAGTCATGATGATGAACAGTATTAACAAAACTAAAGATATCTTTAATCATTTCAGCTTTGTGATTTTTAGAATACCACTCTTCCTTAAAATCATGATAATCATCTTCAGGAACTTCAATTAATTTTAATAATTCATCACTATTCATTTTTTACCTACTTCCGCGTAAACACCGTCACACTCTCCACATGTGGCGTCTGTGGGAACTGGTCCACCGGTTGGACCGGTTGATCAATCGCGTAACCCCCGTCAAGCAACAACTGCGCATCACGCACCAACGTGGCTGGATTACACGAAACGTACACCAGCCGTTCTGGTTGCATCTTCACGGCACTCTCGATGAAGCTGGCGTCCAACCCTTTCCGGGGCGGATCCACCACTATTACGTCCGGTTTAATCCCGTCCGCTTCCCACTTTTGCATCTGGTCCTCGGCCTTCCCGGTCACAAAGGTTACGTTTTCAATGTGATTCAGCTTGGCGTTCGTCCGGGCATCCTGGATGGCTTCCTTGACCACGTCAACGCCGTAAACGTGCTTCACTTGTGGCGCCATTGCAAGTGAAATCGTCCCAATCCCACAGTAGGCATCGATTACGATATCATCCTTGGTCAACTGCGCCTTCTCAATCGCTAACGAATACAGTTTTTCCGTTTGCACCGGGTTAACCTGGTAAAACGATAACGGTGAAATCAAGAACTTCGTGTCTAACAGCTGGTCCATGATGTAGTCTTTTCCCGCCAGCACCGTGTTCTTGTCTCCTAGTAATCGGTTCCCAGTGCTCAGGTTGACATTCACAATCAAACTGTCCAAGTGCAGTAATTTTTCCTGAATCGCGGCCGTAATTTCGGTGGCCCGCGGAAGATGCCGGTCGTTGATTACCAACACCACCATCAGCTCGTGGCTATACTTCCCGTACCGGACCATGATGTTACGCACCACGCCCTGGTGGGTCGTTTCGTTGTAAGCCGGCAGTTGAAAGTCCCGTAAGACATCGCGGACCTTTACAATGGCATCATCAATTGTTGGATCCTGAATGTAGAAGTCTTCGATTGGGATCAAATCGTGACTGTGGCGCCGGTAAAACCCGGTTTCCAACTGTCCGTGTCGTTCTCGCACCGGAATCTGGGCCTTGTTGCGGTACTGCACTGGATGCTCCATCCCAATCGTCGGGGCCACCTGGACCTGGTTCAAATGGGCCTTTTGGAACAACTCGGCAATCTGGTGTTGTTTAAACTCCAATTGCTTCGCATAACTCAAGTGTTGTAAGGGCGCAATTCCGGCCTGCGTCAACCGGCGATCCACCGTGATTACCCGGTCCGGACTGGCCTGCTTAATCTCGAGTAACTTGGCAAAGGCAAAGTTGCGTTTGACCTTGATCACCTTGACCGTGACTTGTTCCCCCGGAAGGGCGTCTTCGATAAAGAGCGGGTAGCCGCCGTCCACTTTGGCCACACCCATTCCTTCGTAGGTCAGGTCGGTCACCGCCACGTCGCGTGTTTCGTTTTTCGTTACTGGTGCTTGCTTCTTTTTGCTCATTGCTACTCCTTAACAAAAAGTTTTGTCGCCATTCACGACAAAACTTTTTCGTGTTTATTCTAGTAATCGTTGCGGTTCTGGAGGCAGATTGGAAAAAATCGACAGATGTTCCTTGAGATTTTCAAAGTGCATCGGTGCCGTTCCGCCAAACTCGCCGTCCAGATTAATCGGCATCTGCAGGTTCGTGTTTTGCTGGGCGACCGTAAAGTGCTTGGTTTTCTTGTAGATAATCCGCGCATCGTTTACGTGCCGCCCCCCGTTTAAGACCTTCGTCAGTAGCTGGAGAATTTCCATCATATTGCCGGTTTTCACGATGATCATCGTGAAGTTCCCGTCGTTTAACGAGGCGTTCGGAACCACCTGTTCCAACCCGCCAACCGAGTTGGTCATCGCGAGGAAGAACATCGAGGCTTTCCCCTCGTATTCGCCCCCGTCAAAGGTCGCCTTCATCTCAATTGGCCGCGCCTGGGGCAGCATCTCCATCGCCTTCACGAGGTAGGCAATGTAGCCAAAGACGGTTTTTAGATCCGAGGGAACGTCGTAGGTTAGCTCGGTCAGACGCCCGCCCGCTGCAATGTTGATGAAGTACTTGGTAAGCTCATCGTTACTGGCTTTCCCCACGTCCATTGGAATTAAGCGTCCCTGGGTAATTACCCGCGCCGCTTCCACAAAGTCCGCGCGCGGAATGCCGAGCGCCCGCGCGAAGTCGTTGGTGGTCCCGGCCGGAATAATGCCCAGGTTCGGCCGGTGTTCCAACGGAGCAATCCCGTTGATCACTTCATTAATGGTCCCATCGCCCCCGGCGGCCACGACCAAGTCAAAGCCTTCGTGAGCGACCCGAGCCGCTTCATCCCGAGCCGAATTTTGCTGGGGCGTGGTGGCGTAGGCACTGGTTTCGTACCCGCCCCGTTCTAAAACGTCTAAGATATCAACCAACTTGGCTTTGAGCGTTTCGCGGCCCGAAGTTGGATTATAAATTACGCGCGCACGTCGTCGCATCTGGTGCCACCGCCTTCTATTGATTTAATGCTTGCATCAGGATTTGGTTTACAACTTTCGGGTTGGCCTTGCCTTGCGTTTGCTTCATGATTTGGCCCACCAGGAAGCCAACCGCGCGGTCCTTTCCGTTGTGGAAGTCTTCGATTGACTGTTGGTTATTCGCTAACACATCATCAACGATTGGTTTCAATTCAGCGGGATCAGACAGTTGGATTAAGCCCTTTTCCTTCACAAAGACCTTGGGATCTTCCCCCTGCGTAATGGCCTTAAAGACCTTCTTGGCCATCTTGGTGGAAATCGTTTCGTCCATCAACATCTTAATCATGGCGGCCAGGGCTTCCGGCGTAATCTTGGTGTTTTCCAACTTCACCTGTTGGTCATTCAAGTAGGCGTTCACGTCCCCTTGGAGGTAGTTCGAAGCCATCTTCGGATCACTGCCGAGTTCAATCAAGCGGTCAAAGAAATCAGACATTTCCTTGGTTTGGGTTAACACCATGGCATCGTAGTCGGTTAAGCCGAGTTCGTGCACGTAGCGTTCCCGTCGCTTCGCCGGCATTTCTGGCAAGGCCGTTCGTAACTCGTCAATCCAGGCGTCCGAAATTTCCAAACTCGGGAGATCTGGTTCAGGGAAGTAACGGTAATCATCCTTCCCTTCCTTGACCCGCATCAAGTAGGTCTTGCCGGTTAATTCGTCGAATCGACGGGTCTCAGCACCAATCGTGCCCCCAGCCATGATTACCTGGGCCTGGCGTTGTTCTTCGTAGGCGAGCGCCTTACGCACGTAGTTAAACGAGTTCAGGTTCTTCAACTCGATTTTTTGACCGAGTTGGTCACTGCCGACGGGCCGAATCGAGATGTTACAGTCGACACGCATCGACCCTT from Fructilactobacillus ixorae includes the following:
- a CDS encoding AlbA family DNA-binding domain-containing protein — its product is MNSDELLKLIEVPEDDYHDFKEEWYSKNHKAEMIKDIFSFVNTVHHHDCYLIFGVEDKTCNVVGVENDNNRYNTQQITDFLNNLPIEPEAPSIKVETLNIQGHEIDVLKIKDTDKVPIFLKELKRYGSKSIVHPGQIFMREADTNTPTNRTASYSKVLNLWEKHLGFDLKFPEKFEKKLLDYANWEYYEVDDEEIIRYLIDSNYKIVFISDELANIKVASYSLDQLDTSLVWDVAHLKYNNETFKEIPIVNLDGCRFKVVCPYVGSIGLPDLVTQHDMFYNYYLLDSFRFKLEKLINNLVSFISPDESELSQYANSIVVYENKEEQKEVESFLNNHLDEVYEKIVPSDDDISRYKSRLSLNLDKNSIELKDDSIKEMVRRINLAKYIKNILNCNEEISHIWR
- the rlmD gene encoding 23S rRNA (uracil(1939)-C(5))-methyltransferase RlmD → MSKKKQAPVTKNETRDVAVTDLTYEGMGVAKVDGGYPLFIEDALPGEQVTVKVIKVKRNFAFAKLLEIKQASPDRVITVDRRLTQAGIAPLQHLSYAKQLEFKQHQIAELFQKAHLNQVQVAPTIGMEHPVQYRNKAQIPVRERHGQLETGFYRRHSHDLIPIEDFYIQDPTIDDAIVKVRDVLRDFQLPAYNETTHQGVVRNIMVRYGKYSHELMVVLVINDRHLPRATEITAAIQEKLLHLDSLIVNVNLSTGNRLLGDKNTVLAGKDYIMDQLLDTKFLISPLSFYQVNPVQTEKLYSLAIEKAQLTKDDIVIDAYCGIGTISLAMAPQVKHVYGVDVVKEAIQDARTNAKLNHIENVTFVTGKAEDQMQKWEADGIKPDVIVVDPPRKGLDASFIESAVKMQPERLVYVSCNPATLVRDAQLLLDGGYAIDQPVQPVDQFPQTPHVESVTVFTRK
- a CDS encoding diacylglycerol kinase; this encodes MRRRARVIYNPTSGRETLKAKLVDILDVLERGGYETSAYATTPQQNSARDEAARVAHEGFDLVVAAGGDGTINEVINGIAPLEHRPNLGIIPAGTTNDFARALGIPRADFVEAARVITQGRLIPMDVGKASNDELTKYFINIAAGGRLTELTYDVPSDLKTVFGYIAYLVKAMEMLPQARPIEMKATFDGGEYEGKASMFFLAMTNSVGGLEQVVPNASLNDGNFTMIIVKTGNMMEILQLLTKVLNGGRHVNDARIIYKKTKHFTVAQQNTNLQMPINLDGEFGGTAPMHFENLKEHLSIFSNLPPEPQRLLE
- the gatB gene encoding Asp-tRNA(Asn)/Glu-tRNA(Gln) amidotransferase subunit GatB; translation: MNFETTIGLEVHVELKTNSKIFSPSPVSYGADANENTNVIDWGYPGTLPTINKQVIANGITAALALHADIEKHPHFDRKNYFYPDNPKGYQVTENDTPAATNGWIEVQTADGGTKKVGIEELHVEEDAGKNTHGNQYSYVDLNRQGTPLIEIVSKPEMTTPQEAYDYLEGLRERIQFTGISDVRMEEGSMRVDCNISIRPVGSDQLGQKIELKNLNSFNYVRKALAYEEQRQAQVIMAGGTIGAETRRFDELTGKTYLMRVKEGKDDYRYFPEPDLPSLEISDAWIDELRTALPEMPAKRRERYVHELGLTDYDAMVLTQTKEMSDFFDRLIELGSDPKMASNYLQGDVNAYLNDQQVKLENTKITPEALAAMIKMLMDETISTKMAKKVFKAITQGEDPKVFVKEKGLIQLSDPAELKPIVDDVLANNQQSIEDFHNGKDRAVGFLVGQIMKQTQGKANPKVVNQILMQALNQ